One Rosa chinensis cultivar Old Blush chromosome 3, RchiOBHm-V2, whole genome shotgun sequence DNA window includes the following coding sequences:
- the LOC112192397 gene encoding THO complex subunit 4D has translation MTTTLDMSLDDMIKSKRGNRDRNRERGRAPRGGRGRGGRGSRGSFMGGRMTGAVRRGPPPAINTRPSAHTIAKSFRRTKRFPWQPDLFEESLRAAGISGIEIGTKLYVSNLHYGVTNEDIRELFSEIGELKRYAVHFDKNGRPSGSAEVVYTRRSDAFAALKRYNNVLLDGKPMKIEIVGANEGMPISARVNVTGVQGRKKRTVVMTPRPGHAGGYALPAVNRGPGPSRSTRGGIRNGRGIPRGRGRGRGRGRGHGQGPERKKPVDKSVDELDKELDSYHAEAMQT, from the exons ATGACTACTACTTTGGATATGTCCCTTGATGATATGATTAAGAGCAAAAGGGGTAATCGTGATAGAAACAGAGAACGTGGCAGGGCTCCTCGCGGTGGTCGTGGCCGTGGCGGCCGTGGGTCCCGTGGGTCTTTTATGGGTGGAAGAATGACAGGGGCAGTTCGGAGAGGTCCTCCCCCCGCAATAAATACTCGACCATCTGCCCACACCATTGCCAAG TCCTTCCGCAGAACCAAGCGTTTTCCGTGGCAGCCAGATTTGTTTGAAGAAAGCCTTAGAGCTGCAGGGATTTCAGGGATTGAAATCGGCACAAAATTATATGTGTCGAACTTGCACTATGGAGTGACAAATGAGGATATAAGG GAACTCTTCTCTGAGATCGGAGAGCTGAAGCGATATGCAGTTCATTTTGATAAAAATGGACGACCAAGT GGCTCAGCTGAAGTGGTTTATACCAGAAGAAGTGATGCATTTGCAGCATTGAAACGCTATAATAATGTCCTATTGGATGGGAAGCCTATGAAGATCGAGATTGTTGGTGCCAATGAGGGAATGCCAATTTCTGCACGTGTCAATGTGACAGGAGTAcaaggaagaaagaagaggaCAGTTGTAATGAC GCCCAGACCTGGTCATGCTGGTGGCTATGCTTTGCCTGCGGTTAATCGTGGTCCTGGCCCTTCTAG GAGCACTCGTGGAGGGATCAGGAATGGCCGTGGAATTCCACGTGGTCGTGGTCGTGGTCGTGGGCGTGGGCGTGGGCATGGACAAGGACCTGAGAGGAAGAAACCTGTTGACAAGTCAGTTGATGAACTTGACAAGGAACTTGATAGCTATCATGCAGAAGCCATGCAAACTTAG
- the LOC112192398 gene encoding protein OPI10 homolog, with protein sequence MFGVVFPNRSFPMDISSFSQIDTFHWVLDMNTFVGEAYDQVREMCIFLLNGFQLPADKALAVYIQSPGSAFLFCGAVTVARPSAVLALPWPEPGGQLQLTADAAPLSAKIGVSVEDLATLPSLDVTAEKRIERLAMKVGENLFNFMQSFCGVDGSKLVVPMDILDRWFKKFQERAKRDPEYLKGFVL encoded by the exons atgtttGGGGTTGTTTTCCCCAACCGTAGCTTCCCAATGGACATCTCCTCCTTCTCCCAAATCGACACTTTCCATTGGGTCCTCGACATGAACACCTTCGTAG GTGAGGCGTACGATCAGGTTCGTGAAATGTGCATATTCCTTTTAAACGGCTTCCAGCTGCCGGCGGACAAAGCCCTAGCCGTTTACATCCAGTCTCCCGGCTCCGCCTTCCTCTTCTGCGGCGCCGTCACCGTCGCTCGCCCCTCGGCGGTGCTCGCCCTCCCCTGGCCGGAGCCCGGTGGCCAGCTCCAGCTCACCGCCGACGCCGCCCCACTCTCCGCCAAGATCGGGGTCTCGGTCGAGGACCTGGCCACGCTGCCGTCTCTGGATGTCACCGCCGAGAAGCGAATCGAGCGTTTGGCGATGAAGGTTGGGGAGAATCTCTTCAATTTTATGCAGTCGTTCTGTGGCGTCGATGGCTCCAAGCTGGTGGTGCCCATGGATATATTGGATCGGTGGTTCAAGAAGTTCCAGGAGAGGGCTAAGCGAGACCCCGAGTACTTGAAGGGCTTCGTTTTGTAA